Below is a genomic region from Cherax quadricarinatus isolate ZL_2023a chromosome 64, ASM3850222v1, whole genome shotgun sequence.
TAACATAAAAAATGCCTCTTATGACTATCTTCAAATTATCACTGCTAGTTCATCTTACACTGCGTTTCGAATTGTTATTAGCTTGAGTATATTTTGAGAGTTATATTCAGTACAAGAATACAGTGCAGTGAATTCTATGAGATTAGTTGAAAACGTTTACCCTGACGTCAGACTTTCACCTCTGGCATATTATACTTAGCATATTATACTGTTATTGTACAGTGTTCGTTGTAGTGTTGTTTTCAAAATTAAGTGATATTTTTCTCTACGTTGAGAACGCAACTTCTGAGCAGCTTTCAACCCTAAACAATTTGTGTatataactaaaaaaaaattcacaataGCCTTAGGCTATGTAGATGCAAATTTGCCAATTTTCTACCAAAAAATATATGAATTATTGATATCTGTGCAATAACTTTTAATCGTTTTTCTCTTCGATATCAACTTTCAGCCCCATGGGTGTTATGCTGAATGGAAGATTTACGATAGTTTTTGTCTACATATGTGCCAGTTTTCCAGTTTATGAAACGAATTGGGATATTAATTTTCGTGCTTATATCTTGTTGCGTTCTCTAATTAACTTCTAACTTTCAATGCTGGTTTATTGGTGTATGTTTAGAGCCAAACTGATTTTGTTTTAACACATAATATGTGGAAGGGTGGTAGGTTTAACAGCCTTGATGCCATTTTTTTCATAGTAATGTAAGCGTAGAAAACCAGATATAACTAAGAAAAAGACAACATAAAATAATAACTTGCTTCTATATGGCACATTGAAGGTGTATTAATTAAACTTTGTTCCTGTCCCCACCAGGGTAGACTAACAATTTAACACTCTTATTTCTAACATAGAAATAAACAAATTTCCTCTCTTATTTTTAGTAAATGAGCTATTTTTTATTTCATAAATTTACACAAAATAATTTTATTCGATATTTTAATGTATAGGGTTGCTTATGAAAGATGCAAAGTGCCATATACAAGTTACAGCCTTGATTTTCCGAGTTTGTTACTGCATAAATATTCTGGAGATTTTTATGTTGGTTTACAGAATCTTATGTGTGCTGCACTAAAGTTTATAGACCTCTTGAATTAGACGAATTCAAAGAAATTAATGATTTCCTCGACACAATGCTGTGTCTCACTCAGTAGTATGTCTCACTCAGTGTTGTGTTTCATAGTGAGGTCTCTCACAGCTTTGTTTTTCACACAATGTGTCTCACCGTTATTTCTCAcgcagtgttgtgtctcacacaGTATGTTATCTCATAGTGTTGTATCTCACACAATATTCCTTGGCAAACATACATAACAATAATCGTTACCTTAATGGAAAGAAGGAAATTGATACTAGGGACAAAAATTGTGTTAGTATTATTTTCCACCTCCTTTTATAGCAAAACAATATAAAATGTccattattccttttaaactttgcttttgtggttTACAGGGTGATTTTCTGACAAAAAATGGCTAAACTTCAATATTTGTTTGCTAGTTTTgcatgtaaataaaaaatatataaaacaaagaTTTACACaaataaaatttacacaaattttattttaaactttcagaaacatatttacaaagttaaaaataAGCAGTTTTTCTAGATGTGCGCGCATGCAACAACTCACTTTCTCGTTTAAGCCCCAAAATGTAGTCTCCCATCACGTTTTCGTTATAAGAtccctgatatctgtgttcaaagtTCATTATATCTTGGAGGAAGCGCTCCACTTGCTCCACTGAGTATGCtcccatattctccttgaaattgtcaagatgagcatcaaggatatgGACCTTAAGGGACATACTACAGCCCATTTGACTATTGCTTTTTACCACGGTCTGAAAAAGATCTATATAATTGTCAGCCATCTTCTTGCCCAGAAAGCCTTGTGTTACAGCAACAAAACTCTCTCACGCTTCCTTTTCCTTTTCCATGATtttcttctccatgattttcctgacttgtggtcCGGTGAAGATGCCAGCCGTCACATTtgcctctgatagcttgggaaagaagtcttgagtttctgtagttaattaaatggttgtgtaattgcgatgttgtacacaggcattccttgtatcgtcagtcctgcttgcatattggtgttctgaaatacgtgtttggaggtctcttgatgtttcgcccacatataatttgttgcagtcattacaagggattatatatacccctgcagaggatagaggcttgtcctgtctactactggtgatgtccttgatggtcgtggttgtggaggtagatacttggaatgatgtattggaaaagatgttggaaacatgttggGAATGGAGTTGGTGTGGAGGActatatctcttctcggcagtgtcttctctgggtgtgttgaagatgtttaatgcccgccgtctgcagtctctgatgaagtgacgaggatagtggagtttagaaaatacttgttcaattatagagCATTcttcctccacaaccacgaccatcaaggacatcaccagtagtagacaggacaagcctctatcctctgcaggggtatacataatcccttgtaatgactgcaacaaattatatgtgggcgaaacatcaagagacctccaaacacgtatttcagaacaccaatatgcaagcaggactgacgatacaaggaatgcctgtgtacaacatcgcaattcacacaaccatttaattaactacagaaactcaagacttatcgccacaaaagacaacactcaataccgaagaatcctggaatcatcgtttatctctataaccaacaatttcaaccagaacaacggcttctataacatagctgaaccactcgccaagaaacttcttcatcgctatcccacataagaacatagaacactgcagaaggtctactcacaacttgtccaatacccctgccaagctacccaagactctataaccccacccggtagatcatcagatgcagcattctccacctgacctcaacattctgaacatgactataaatactcccgtaccttccaccccaggtagatctgtgtgtgacttgaaaaagcccactgtgtgggtgaaacgttgtcaataaaggatcacattatactgcatatgtgtttatatttccattgtgtcggtattttataccatttatttccatcattgaggtctgtttggtttggtagtaaggattcctctcaacagctgcatctgtgagatcatagtcttCTTCACTGTGCTCTTCTTTTTCTGATTTCTACTTTCTTCTTCTGACGGTTGGcttctttctggaggtgtaggtacaggaagatcagcactgtgtggtactggtgcaatagaAGAGGGAAGGTCTGGATAACAAATATCAGCTACATTTTCCCCAGTTCGGCGTTTGAAAGAATTCACCAGGCAGAAGTAGCGGCTGGTTGAGTTATCAGTGGGTTCACACCATATTCTAGGAACAACAAACTTCATGGATCTTTTTTCTTCTCTATACCATCCTGTAAAAGAACAAACGAAATAGTTTGTTACATATATCTCATTTAACAAATGTTCCTATTCAGGGTTTTACCCTTCACataactaatgactttcttaccttccaatgttttcttacaatgcTCACAAGCAACATGAGGTGCCCAGGTCTTGTCTTGATCCACAACTGGCATGACAAAATATGCTTTATAAGCCTCTCACATTTTTTATAGatgctgttacagagaacttctttgctcttATCTTAATGAATTGACCACATATGTAACAGAACGCATCTGGAGAATAATTGCAgcctcttgatgccatttcacttcttctgatgtgtcttctcaggtaGC
It encodes:
- the LOC138854594 gene encoding uncharacterized protein translates to MPVVDQDKTWAPHVACEHCKKTLEGWYREEKRSMKFVVPRIWCEPTDNSTSRYFCLVNSFKRRTGENVADICYPDLPSSIAPVPHSADLPVPTPPERSQPSEEESRNQKKKSTVKKTMISQMQLLRGILTTKPNRPQ